The following coding sequences are from one Diabrotica virgifera virgifera chromosome 2, PGI_DIABVI_V3a window:
- the LOC126879772 gene encoding uncharacterized protein LOC126879772: MSTLRNNIYLVGVMKNQICGSKLPCKRDVLSVLFYNMRVVNLNLNDSSALVIDEVVVFWKKARIPVQNRSNCILKLKSLYDNVRNLEKSKNRDTERQREKENDFKEALDNLFDIATLNALNEIKIAEDREFLIKQREKGRVGCMLGVDIKLLRKEKRKEERTAAELKRKEDLLENSSCSIGHFEMEDKEHEDSQKKVINQDNSEDDIYFISESQQGPSSNKRGRKTLMTPRLAAALDKCKVSDRDAMHIISAVLEALNIDITEFVLNRSSIKRNREILRKIKYSSIKSVGNDANFIEVHWDSKLLPDITKNEKIDRLPVIAVGLDFEQLLGVPGIASSAGSEVCSAVFHITDEWNLTEKIQAFCFDTTASNTGRIKGAAVLLQQRLGRDILWLPCRHHIFEVVLAGVFTRTKAIVTSGPEIAQFKALKENWKNIDKMKFLDYTSDEAVYNALKDVAPEIIYFVKQKLAEEQPRDDYKEFLQLTLIFLGDKTNVSFRAPGAYHLARWMAKAIYCLKLFLFRDQMKMRKDNSKLNAEICVFVVYCYVEAWFSATNTTGAPLNDIYFLRKLVIFKNINENIATIAITKFLNHLWYLSEECAAMAIFDDRIERVEKIRMAQKIMECASKNIETVNEKEEENEETEVIEKKLSLQIRDVQNFVQKDLPTELLSANSLQLFKRFGICVEFLQDDPLNWENREDYRTGKNIISTLKCTNDIAERGVKLIEDYNEKMTKNEHQKQFLIQVVQEYRREFPVATKGGLLKSKICI, translated from the exons ATGTCCACTTTGCGGAACAATATTTATCTAGTTGGAGTGATGAAAAATCAAATCTGCGGTAGTAAATTACCATGTAAACGAGATGTTTTGAGTGTACTTTTTTATAACATGAGAGTGGTAAATTTAAATCTTAATGACAGCAGTGCTTTAGTTATTGATGAAGTGGTcgttttttggaaaaaagcaAGAATCCCAGTTCAAAACCGTTCAAActgtattttgaaattaaaatcttTGTACGATAATGTCAGAAATttagaaaaatctaaaaatagaGATACTGAACGGCAGAGAGAAAAAGAAAATGATTTTAAAGAAGCTTTAGACAACCTTTTCGATATTGCCACCTTAAATGCGTTAAATGAGATTAAAATCGCCGAAGATAGAGAATTTTTAATTAAGCAAAGGGAGAAAGGTAGAGTAGGTTGTATGTTGGGAGTAGATATCAAATTATTACGTAAGGAAAAGCGGAAAGAAGAACGCACAGCTGCAGAGTTGAAAAGAAAAGAAGATTTGTTGGAAAATTCTAGTTGTTCGATTGGACATTttgaaatggaagataaagaaCACGAAGATTCACAGAAAAAAGTGATAAATCAAGACAACAGTGAAGATGACATATATTTCATATCGGAATCTCAACAGGGTCCATCTTCAAACAAGAGAGGACGAAAGACGTTAATGACACCTCGCCTGGCCGCTGCCTTGGACAAATGTAAAGTGAGTGACAGGGATGCAATGCATATTATTTCTGCCGTCCTAGAAGCTCTTAATATAGATATCACCGAGTTTGTTCTCAATAGATCGTCTATCAAAAGAAATAGAGAGATTTTgcggaaaataaaatattcatcaataaaaTCGGTAGGAAATGATGCAAATTTTATTGAAGTGCATTGGGATTCCAAATTATTGCCTGATATcacaaaaaatgagaaaattgaTCGGCTTCCTGTGATCGCGGTTGGTTTAGATTTTGAACAATTATTAGGAGTACCTGGAATTGCATCATCAGCAGGATCGGAAGTTTGCTCTGCTGTGTTCCATATCACTGATGAATGGAATTTAACCGAAAAAATTCAAGCCTTTTGTTTTGATACTACAGCATCAAACACTGGACGTATAAAAGGAGCTGCAGTTCTGCTTCAACAAAGGTTAGGGCGAGATATTTTGTGGCTTCCATGCCGACACCATATATTTGAGGTCGTTTTGGCTGGTGTATTCACGAGGACAAAAGCAATTGTAACATCCGGCCCTGAAATTGCTCAATTCAAAGCACTTAAAGAAAACTGGaagaatattgataaaatgaaatttttagatTATACCAGCGATGAAGCCGTTTATAATGCACTGAAAGATGTAGCGCccgaaattatttattttgtgaaACAGAAACTTGCAGAAGAGCAACCACGTGATGACTACAAAGAGTTTTTGCAATTGACGCTCATTTTTTTGGGAGATAAAACAAATGTGAGTTTTAGGGCCCCCGGTGCATATCATTTAGCGAGATGGATGGCTAAAGCgatttattgtttaaaactttttttatttcgcGATCAAATGAAAATGAGAAAGGATAATTCCAAACTGAATGCAGAAATTTGCGTTTTCGTTGTATACTGTTATGTAGAGGCCTGGTTTTCAGCAACGAATACTACAGGAGCTCCCCtaaatgatatatattttttgagaaaattggttatatttaaaaatattaatgaaaacattgcaaccattgcaataacaaaatttttaaaccatttatggtATCTAAGTGAAGAGTGTGCTGCCATGGCAATATTTGACGATAGAATTGAGAGAGTTGAAAAAATTAGAATGGCTCAAAAAATTATGGAATGTGCAAGTAAAAACATAGAgactgtgaatgaaaaagaagaagaaaatgaagagaCAGAAGTCATTGAGAAAAAACTATCGTTGCAAATCCGAGATGTCCAAAATTTTGTTCAAAAAGATCTACCAACTGAATTATTGTCCGCCAATTCACTTCAGTTATTTAAACGATTCGGTATTTGTGTTGAATTTCTTCAGGACGATCCGCTGAATTGGGAAAACAGAGAGGATTATCGCACAGGAAAAAATATCATTTCAACCTTAAAATGTACAAATGATATTGCAGAAAGAGGAGTCAAGTTGATTGAGGATTACAATGAAAAAATGACGAAAAATGAACatcaaaaacaatttttgataCAG gtTGTTCAGGAGTACCGGAGAGAGTTCCCAGTCGCCACAAAAGGAGGCTTACTTAAATCCAAAATATGTATCTGA